A single Desulfovibrio piger DNA region contains:
- a CDS encoding ABC transporter substrate binding protein yields the protein MNTIRRAVAPLLVCLLLLPLLLRDSALAAADQNRPAGDKAWRVIYVEGGPFSDYQRIFQGLALGLEERGLIRNGHVPLPKDSEEVRGMWEWLHRHAGGNRLVFLADGFYSAEWDSRQREKVRQDVLRRIREKKDVDMVLTFGTWAGQDLAAQDLPVPVIVSSVTNAVDAGIIPSVEDSGRDNLIAPIEPDRFKRQVLLFHDIFAFKKLGIAYEDTPAGRSSIALNEIEDAARELGVTLLRCTDTFDIQDTDLASERLLACHKKLVEQGAEAVYLTYNVGLQASAMRNVLQPLADAHIPTFSQLGVPDVVHGALLSVAQSNAAEEGRFSAGLVEAILKGARPRDLSPVFESPVSMALNLFMATLIGWNPPLEVLAAVDEFYQEMK from the coding sequence ATGAACACGATACGACGCGCCGTCGCGCCCCTGCTTGTCTGCCTGCTTCTCCTGCCTCTGCTGCTCCGGGACAGCGCCCTTGCCGCTGCTGACCAGAACCGGCCCGCCGGGGACAAGGCATGGCGGGTGATCTATGTGGAGGGCGGCCCCTTTTCCGACTACCAGCGCATCTTCCAGGGACTGGCCCTGGGGCTGGAGGAACGCGGTCTGATCAGGAACGGCCATGTGCCCCTGCCCAAAGACAGCGAAGAGGTCCGCGGCATGTGGGAATGGCTGCACCGGCATGCGGGCGGCAACCGCCTTGTCTTTCTGGCGGACGGCTTCTATTCCGCCGAGTGGGACAGCCGGCAGCGGGAAAAGGTGCGCCAGGACGTCCTGCGGCGCATCCGGGAAAAGAAGGACGTGGACATGGTCCTGACCTTCGGCACCTGGGCCGGGCAGGATCTTGCCGCACAGGACCTGCCTGTCCCGGTCATCGTCTCGTCCGTGACCAATGCCGTGGACGCGGGCATCATCCCCTCGGTGGAAGATTCGGGTCGGGACAATCTGATAGCTCCCATCGAGCCGGACCGTTTCAAGCGCCAGGTCCTGCTGTTCCATGACATCTTCGCCTTCAAAAAGCTCGGTATCGCCTACGAGGATACCCCGGCAGGCCGCAGCAGCATCGCTCTCAACGAGATCGAGGATGCCGCCAGGGAACTGGGCGTCACCCTGCTGCGCTGTACCGACACCTTCGACATCCAGGATACGGACCTGGCCTCCGAACGCCTGCTGGCCTGCCATAAAAAGCTGGTGGAGCAAGGGGCCGAAGCGGTCTATCTTACCTATAATGTCGGTCTGCAGGCCAGTGCCATGCGCAACGTGCTGCAACCTCTGGCCGATGCGCACATCCCCACCTTCTCCCAGCTGGGAGTACCGGATGTGGTCCACGGTGCCCTGCTGAGCGTGGCCCAGTCCAATGCGGCCGAAGAGGGACGCTTCAGCGCCGGTCTGGTGGAGGCGATCCTCAAGGGCGCGCGCCCGCGTGACCTGTCACCGGTCTTCGAAAGCCCCGTCAGCATGGCCCTGAACCTTTTCATGGCCACGCTCATCGGCTGGAACCCGCCGCTGGAAGTGCTGGCGGCCGTGGACGAATTCTACCAGGAGATGAAGTAG
- a CDS encoding alanine racemase — protein MPELEINLDALAHNLRLVRHREQAWGFRFLPVLKMVASHPEIVAFLRRQGYGCHGIADMTEHLLYGQEPPARAGRVLINLAPPDRTDDVVRLFERSSFSCEATFRALDAAARAAGLHHEALLMVDIGDMREGIPQDEAPALLRAVAAASQRAARGPGAHVAGIGVNLGCLYGTCPDEENMARLEALAARAGDLLGHALHRVSLGGTIFWNWFARRHGHGPHLPPGCIMEFRMGDPLLLGWDMYRDQALLGGDFRQDIFRLTATVLEVTERDIRPPRQSVHNGRGLPADCPVLGKRLRALVDCGSLHTDVQGLTLPRTDWRITDFSGNYAVLDVSACPQAPVTGDHVRFIPSYWAVARTCRMPHIRKTIVHDILPERSLPGTRPVAPHQGTTFLSEVS, from the coding sequence ATGCCTGAGCTGGAAATAAATCTGGATGCCCTGGCCCATAATCTGCGCCTTGTGCGGCACCGGGAACAGGCCTGGGGCTTCCGCTTCCTGCCCGTGCTGAAGATGGTGGCCTCCCACCCGGAGATCGTCGCCTTCCTGCGCAGGCAGGGCTATGGCTGTCACGGCATCGCGGACATGACGGAGCATCTTCTCTATGGCCAGGAGCCGCCTGCCCGCGCAGGGCGCGTCCTGATCAATCTGGCGCCCCCGGACAGGACGGACGATGTCGTCCGTCTGTTCGAACGCAGCTCCTTTTCCTGCGAGGCGACCTTCCGGGCCCTGGATGCCGCCGCCCGGGCCGCGGGCCTGCACCACGAGGCCCTGCTCATGGTGGATATCGGCGACATGCGCGAAGGCATCCCGCAGGACGAGGCGCCCGCCCTGCTGCGGGCCGTGGCCGCCGCCTCGCAGCGTGCTGCCCGCGGCCCGGGCGCTCATGTGGCGGGCATCGGCGTCAATCTGGGCTGTCTGTACGGTACCTGCCCGGATGAAGAAAACATGGCCCGGCTCGAAGCGCTGGCGGCCCGGGCCGGGGACCTGCTGGGCCACGCCCTGCACCGGGTCAGCCTGGGCGGGACCATCTTCTGGAACTGGTTCGCCCGCCGCCACGGCCACGGCCCGCATCTGCCGCCCGGCTGCATCATGGAATTCCGCATGGGGGATCCCCTGCTGCTCGGATGGGACATGTACCGCGACCAGGCCCTGCTGGGCGGGGATTTCCGGCAGGACATCTTCCGCCTGACGGCCACGGTGCTGGAAGTGACGGAACGGGACATCCGCCCCCCACGCCAGAGCGTCCACAACGGGCGGGGCCTGCCCGCCGACTGCCCTGTCCTGGGAAAACGCCTCCGGGCGCTGGTGGACTGCGGCAGCCTGCACACGGACGTCCAGGGCCTCACACTCCCCAGGACGGACTGGCGGATCACCGATTTCAGCGGCAATTACGCCGTCCTGGACGTGAGCGCCTGTCCTCAGGCGCCCGTGACGGGGGATCATGTCCGCTTCATCCCGTCCTACTGGGCCGTGGCCCGTACCTGCCGCATGCCCCACATCCGCAAGACCATCGTCCACGACATCCTGCCGGAACGATCCCTTCCCGGTACCCGGCCTGTCGCTCCCCATCAGGGAACGACGTTCCTTTCGGAGGTTTCATGA